In a single window of the Halalkalicoccus subterraneus genome:
- a CDS encoding tautomerase — protein sequence MPHLQFETTIDLDRAAKHDFADTVTELYADHMATGTGHVAVTIHTLADGFFSLGRLEPDADAVMLNADIREGREFEQQRAFVRAAFETAHEQWAIPTANMYAVVTEHSGEQFHEYDRVLSSWDADETETGAD from the coding sequence GTGCCACATCTTCAGTTCGAAACGACGATCGATCTCGACAGGGCTGCAAAACACGACTTTGCGGACACGGTAACCGAGCTGTATGCCGATCATATGGCGACCGGGACAGGCCACGTTGCAGTCACGATCCACACACTTGCGGATGGATTTTTCTCACTCGGACGGCTTGAGCCCGATGCTGATGCAGTAATGCTCAACGCCGACATCCGGGAGGGACGAGAGTTCGAACAGCAACGGGCATTCGTTCGTGCGGCCTTCGAGACTGCTCACGAGCAGTGGGCCATTCCAACGGCGAATATGTACGCAGTTGTAACCGAACATTCGGGAGAGCAGTTTCACGAGTACGACCGCGTCCTGTCCTCTTGGGACGCCGACGAAACGGAGACTGGCGCTGATTGA